GTTGGTCATGGTCCAGCGCAGGGCCACCGCATGGCCGCCATTGTCGCGAACCACGCCCTTGGGCTGGCCGGTCGTGCCGGAGGTGTAGAGGATATAGAGCGGATCGGTCGCCTTGACGGGGACGCATTCCGCCGGCTCGGCCTTCGCCACCGCCTCGGCCCAGTCGACGTCGCGGCCGGCGATCAGCGTCGCCGTCTCCTGCGGGCGCTGCCAGACGATGACGCTGGCCGGCTTGTGGGCCGACTGCTCGATGGCGGCGTCCAGCATCGGCTTGTACTTGACGATGCGGTTCGGCTCGATGCCGCAGGAGGCTGAAACGATGGCCTTCGGCTTGGCATCGTCGATGCGAGTCGCCAGCTCGTGCGGGGCGAAGCCGCCGAAGACCACCGAATGCACCGCGCCCAGACGGGCGCAGGCCAGCATGGCGACCAGCGACTGCGGGATCATCGGCATATAGAGGAGGACGCGGTCGCCCTTCTCCACCCCCTGGGCGCGCAGCGCGCCGGCGAAGCGGGCGACCTGGTCCAGCAACTCCGCATAGGTGATGGTCTGGACGGTCTGGGTGACCGGGCTGTCATAGATGATCGCCGCCTGGGCGCCGCGCCCGCCTTCCACATGACGGTCCACCGCGTTGTAGCAGGTGTTCAGCTCCCCGCCGGTGAACCAGCGGTAGAAGGGCGCGTTGCTGTCGTCCAGCACCTTATCCCACGGCTTGAACCAGGAGATGTCCTTCGCCGCCTCGCCCCAGAACCCGGCGGGGTCCGACAGGGAGCGGGCATGCATCTGGTCGAAAAGCTCTGCAGTCGTGGTGCTGGCGGTCGGGCTCATGGCAGGGCGTCCCTCGTTCTATTTTGGTACTATTCGGTGCGCATTTCCTCTCGGCCGCGAAACGATCCGTTACGCAGCCTCCACAATCTGCGACAAAAGCATAAGTGCAGGCAAATGTCAGAAGGTCGGGGGTGCGGCGAGCTGTCGCATTCCCCATTCGTGAAACGATGTTCCGGGAATTGGAATAGCCCCGCTGTTTCAGAAGGAGACGCACACCGGCCTAATGGCCAGCCCGACCGACTGCTGGTGGAAACGGTCCTTGTACAGATCGACGATTTCGTGGATCAGCCGCAGCGTCGCCGGGTCGCCATCGGCCAACAGAGTGAGGATTTTGCTGGGTTCCCGCACCAGATGGCCGGTCTGGATGTCGCGCCAGTGGCCGGAGGCGTCGACGACGGTCAGCCCGTTGGGAAAGCGCGGCGTCACCTCCCGGTCCAGGAAGTCGGTCCATTCGCGATCGCTGACGCCAAGCTCGTTGCCGATGTTGCGCCCAAAGAACAATTGCGCCTCGATCATCGCGCCGGCCGCATAGGCCTCGCACACCGTTGGTGACACCGCCGGCGCGGGTGCCAGCTGGGCCGCGGCGGGACCGGTCAGCAGAAGGAGCGAAAGGACGGCGGACGACAGGCCGGGACCATGGCGCAGGACGGGGCGGTTGAAGAGACGCATGGGCGATTCTCCGTTCGGGCGGGAGAGGAAGCGTCGGCGGCGCGATCAGCGACGCTCTGGTCAGGACGCCCCTGGACCGTTATGCATGGATCATGGCCGTCGATCCACCCATCACCGGGATTCGCCCGATCCTGACCGTCGTTCACGGCAACGGCGAGCGTCTGATCGTGGCCCGTCTCACCAACCTGGGCGGCGGCAGCCAGTCCAACCGCTTCGTCCTGCGCCGCGCCGATTTCCGCGCACCCTGGGAGCAGCCGGACAAGGGCTATTTCGGCTATGCCGAGGTTGCCCGCGCCCTGGACGCCAACGGCTGGCGCGGCTGCATCATCGAGGCGATGGCGACCACCGACCTGGAGGAGCGCCGCGCCCGCCAGCTCGCCCGCAAGAAGCTGCACCTGCAATGCGTGGAGGCGGCGATCCGGCGGGCGCAGGAAGGGGAGACGCCCAAAGCGGGCTAGGCTCCGCGCTCAGCACTTCCCCAGTGCCCTCATACGCCGATCGAAATCGGCTGCGAGATCGGCGAGCGTCACTTGGCCGAGATGGCGGACGAGCACCGCCTCTGCCTCACGCAATGCCCCGTCGAGGGCGGCATTGACGGCCTGCTCCACCAGGCAACTCGGTTCGTCCGCCGTTGGACCGATGGCGAAGACCCCCGGTTCCCCCAATGCGCGGTGAATGTCCAGCAGGGTGATCCCGTCGAGCGGCCGTGCCAGCCGCCAACCGCCGCCATGGCCCTTTTCCGACCGCACATGGCCGGCCTCGCGCAGCCCCGCCATGGTCCGGCGGATGACCACCGGATTCGTGTTCAGCATCTCAGCGATCGCTTCCGACGTCAGCGCACCGTCATGCCGGTCCATGTGGATCAGCACATGCAGCATGCGGGAAAGGCGGCTGTCCTGCCTCATCGGTGATCGGTCCTTTCGGGGGTGACGCAGGCGGCCGGTCAACTCAGGCCACTTCATAAGTTACATGGCACATTGACCGCGCCCTTTCATGTAACTTATCGTGTGTCGTGATCGGACGCGGACGGCGCGCCGGTAATTCCGTGGAAAGGCACAGGCATGAACGGAAACGACACGACGACCTATGACGCCATCATCGTCGGCGGCAGCTATGCCGGCATGGCCGCCGCGCTGCAGCTGGCCCGTGCCCGGCGCCGGGTTCTGGTGGTGGATGAGGGACTCCGGCGCAACCGCTTCGCCAGCCACTCGCATGGTTTCCTCGGTCAGGATGGTCGTCCACCGGGAGAAATCGCCGCCGAAGCACGCGACCAGTTGATGCGCTATCCGACCGTCACCTGGATGACCGGTCGGGCCGGAGAGGCCACCAGGACGAACGAGGGATTTCAAATCACCGACCAGGACGGCATCGCCCACAGAGGGCGTCGGCTGTTGATCGCCGTTGGTGTGGTCGACGAACTGCCGGCGATCCCCGGTCTGGTGGAACGTTGGGGACGCTCCGTGTTCCATTGTCCCTACTGCCACGGCTATGAGCTGATGCAAGGTCGTATCGGTGTCGTCGCCGTATCCGGGCAATCCATGCACCACGCGCTGATGCTGCCGGATTGGGGACCGACGACACTGCTCCTGAATGGAGCGTTCGAGCCCGACGCCGACCAGTCGGCCCATCTGGCGCGGCGCGGGGTGGCCGTCGAGACTGCCCTCATCAGCGGGATCGACGGCGATCCGCCGGAGGTCTCGCTCGCCGACGGACGCAGATTGCCTTTCGCCGGACTGTTCGTGCTGCCGCGAAGCCGCGTTGCAAGCCCGCTGGCCGCACAGCTCGAGTGCGCGACCGAAGACGGACCGCTCGGCACCCATATTCGCGTCGACGCGATGCAGGAAACCAGCATCCCCGGCGTCTTCGCCTGTGGTGATGCGGCACGAGCCGCGGGATCGGTGGCGCTGGCCGTCGGCGCCGGCACGATCGCCGGGACGGCGCTGCACCGGTCGCTGCTGTTCTGCGAGGACGACGCCTTGTTCGCCCGCTCCTAACCGATCAGCAGGCCCGCCGCGATGGTCCACATCACCAGGGCGATGACGCCGTCCATCACCCGCCACGCGGTGGGCCTGGCGAATAGCGGGCGCAGCAGCCGGGCGCCGTAGCCAAGCGCGAAAAAGAACAGGAAGGACGCCGTCATCGCCCCCAGGGCGAAGGCGCCCCTTGCCTCGGCGAAGCGGGCGGAGACCGAGCCGACCAGCACCACCGTGTCCAGATAGACATGCGGGTTCAGCCAGGTCAGCGCGAGGCAGGTCAGCAGTGCCGGCGACAGCCCGCCCGGTTCACGATCGGCCGGGTTCAGCCCAACGCCACCGGCCCACGCCGACCGGGCGCTCCGCAATCCATAGACCAGCAGGAAGGCAGCGCCGGCATAGCGCATCAGCGGTTCCAGCCAGGGCCAGCGCGCCGCGACGGTGGCGAATCCGCTCACCCCCGCCAGGATCAGCACGGCGTCGGACAGCGCACAAGTGGCGCAGATCGCCAGCACATGCTCGTTGCGCAGGCCCTGACGCAGCACGAAGGCGTTCTGCGCCCCGATGGCGACGATCAGGCCGAACCCGAGGAACAGCCCCGGCAGGAAGGCAGGCATCAGGGCGGCGGGAGAAAGGTCGGTCATCGCGGCGGCTCCGGAGGCGGCGGATGTCATTCCGCTACCACCTCGCGCTCCTTTGCCGTACTTAATCCTTCTTGCCGTGATTAAGCAGAGCTAAACCATGCTGGACTATCCGCTGCTGATGGCTCTGGCCGCCGTGATCCGCACCGGCAGCTTCGAGCGAGCCGCCCGGCAGCTGCATGTCACCCCGTCGGCGGTGTCGCAGCGGGTGAAGCTGCTGGAGGAGCGGCTGGGCACCGTCCTTGTGGTCCGTGGCCAGCCCTGCACCGGCACCGCCGCCGGCCTGCGCCTGTGCCAGCATGTGGAGCAGGTGGCGCTGCTGGAAAGCGAACTGCGCGGCACCCTGCCCGGGCTCAACCCGGCCGACGGTCCGGTCACCTTGCGGATCGCGGTGAATGCCGACAGCCTCGCCACATGGTTCGTGGCGGCGATGGCGGACGTGCCCGGCTGCCTGTTCGATCTGGTGCTGGACGACCAGGACCACAGCGCCGAATGGCTGCGCAAGGGCGAGGTGCTGGCCGCCGTCACCGCCAGCGCGGCACCGGTTCCCGGCTGCAACAGCCATCCGCTTGGCGCACTCCGCTACCGCGCCACCGCCAGCCCGGATTACCTGCGCCGCCATTTCGCCGACGGGGTGACGGCGGACGCCTTGGCGAACGCGCCTTGCCTGACCTTCAACCGCAAGGATCAGTTGCAGGCGCAGTGGCTGCGCATGGTGCTGAGCGACTGCGATCCGGCACAGGCGCCCACTCCGCCGACTCACTGGCTGCCCTCCACCCATGCCTTCGTCGATGGGGCGCTGGCCGGGCTGGGATGGGGAATGAACCCCGACCCGCTGGTTGCCGACCATCTGGCGACGGGGCGTCTGGTGGAGTTGGTGCCCGGCCGGCCGCTGGACGTGCCACTCCATTGGCAGCAGAGCCGGATCGCCGGAACCGCGCTGGCCGACCTGTCGCGCGCGGTCCTGCGCGCCGGACGGCGAGCCCTCCATCCCACCGGCGAAGAGGCAGGAAGCCCGCCCGCCCGATGAAGGCTTTGCCCGCGCCGAGTGCGCGCTTATATGGATTCAACCAATCTCTGGAGGGACTCGATGACCAGCAGCGCCGCCACGGCCGCAAACGACACCCCCGATCTGGGTGCGCTTCCCACCTGGGACCTGAGCGACCTCTATCCCGGCACCGAGTCGCCGGAGCTGAAGGCCGACCTCGACCGGATGGAGCGGGAGTGCAAGGCCTTCCGCGAGCGCTATGCCGGCAAGCTGGCGGCGCTGAACGGCGACGATCTGGCCGCGGCGATCCGCAGCTATGAGGACATCGACGAGACGCTGTCGCGCGTCATGTCCTATGCCGGGCTGGTCTACAACGGCAACATGATCGACCCGGCCATCGCCAAATTCTATCAGTCGG
The Azospirillum sp. TSA2s DNA segment above includes these coding regions:
- a CDS encoding DUF3574 domain-containing protein; the encoded protein is MRLFNRPVLRHGPGLSSAVLSLLLLTGPAAAQLAPAPAVSPTVCEAYAAGAMIEAQLFFGRNIGNELGVSDREWTDFLDREVTPRFPNGLTVVDASGHWRDIQTGHLVREPSKILTLLADGDPATLRLIHEIVDLYKDRFHQQSVGLAIRPVCVSF
- a CDS encoding Rrf2 family transcriptional regulator, producing MRQDSRLSRMLHVLIHMDRHDGALTSEAIAEMLNTNPVVIRRTMAGLREAGHVRSEKGHGGGWRLARPLDGITLLDIHRALGEPGVFAIGPTADEPSCLVEQAVNAALDGALREAEAVLVRHLGQVTLADLAADFDRRMRALGKC
- a CDS encoding NAD(P)/FAD-dependent oxidoreductase; the encoded protein is MNGNDTTTYDAIIVGGSYAGMAAALQLARARRRVLVVDEGLRRNRFASHSHGFLGQDGRPPGEIAAEARDQLMRYPTVTWMTGRAGEATRTNEGFQITDQDGIAHRGRRLLIAVGVVDELPAIPGLVERWGRSVFHCPYCHGYELMQGRIGVVAVSGQSMHHALMLPDWGPTTLLLNGAFEPDADQSAHLARRGVAVETALISGIDGDPPEVSLADGRRLPFAGLFVLPRSRVASPLAAQLECATEDGPLGTHIRVDAMQETSIPGVFACGDAARAAGSVALAVGAGTIAGTALHRSLLFCEDDALFARS
- a CDS encoding LysE/ArgO family amino acid transporter, with the protein product MTDLSPAALMPAFLPGLFLGFGLIVAIGAQNAFVLRQGLRNEHVLAICATCALSDAVLILAGVSGFATVAARWPWLEPLMRYAGAAFLLVYGLRSARSAWAGGVGLNPADREPGGLSPALLTCLALTWLNPHVYLDTVVLVGSVSARFAEARGAFALGAMTASFLFFFALGYGARLLRPLFARPTAWRVMDGVIALVMWTIAAGLLIG
- a CDS encoding LysR family transcriptional regulator ArgP yields the protein MLDYPLLMALAAVIRTGSFERAARQLHVTPSAVSQRVKLLEERLGTVLVVRGQPCTGTAAGLRLCQHVEQVALLESELRGTLPGLNPADGPVTLRIAVNADSLATWFVAAMADVPGCLFDLVLDDQDHSAEWLRKGEVLAAVTASAAPVPGCNSHPLGALRYRATASPDYLRRHFADGVTADALANAPCLTFNRKDQLQAQWLRMVLSDCDPAQAPTPPTHWLPSTHAFVDGALAGLGWGMNPDPLVADHLATGRLVELVPGRPLDVPLHWQQSRIAGTALADLSRAVLRAGRRALHPTGEEAGSPPAR